The proteins below come from a single Aspergillus oryzae RIB40 DNA, chromosome 5 genomic window:
- a CDS encoding FAD-dependent oxidoreductase (predicted protein), whose product MVPIPSHPAILVEAETFDDFGGWTMDSQFDLEMGSPYLLAHGNGVPVADATTVIHTSPGLYYVWVRAKDWVPGHHPGRFSLMVNGKPLDREFGANDKDWSWEYGGAVSLEDKTRLTLHDLTGFCARCDAIFLSQEADAPPPEAGRAWRRALRGLPREPVEIGHFDVVIVGGGIVGSAAALVSARLGDRVALLHNRPVLGGNGSVEIGLRPRGVTGPLIDEISQRHPNGDLYAENLLRAEPTASLFLEHTVYNTTTDAIHSGALSTVDNPTVSGSRILSVDARDARTGREIRLAATSFIDCSGKCILGLLSGAETLFGQESKSEYGESLAPTVGDDYTHHGNTLFFRTRMADSPISFPKLPWATEVAKDFSNLSGQLVKPGIENGPGPVVAPSNGNADISVRGRMKGPLTHFWEYGQRLDPYTHGEHIRDHLLRAIYGTFSNVKTVSKYANLELEWVAYVAAQGEFRRYKGDYILTETDIRSHKQFPDAVVKNDGAFCLHYPGDKDAKYDFRLKYWEWDERDKKPYDVPFRCLYSTNISNLMMAGKHISVTHIAGSNTKFMGNGAQHAIATAAAAHLCKRHNTTPRKMQDYLPELKQLCIQMTGLGDTNTKNGGVKSISKL is encoded by the coding sequence ATGGTACCCATACCTTCACATCCCGCAATCTTGGTCGAAGCCGAGACCTTCGATGATTTTGGTGGCTGGACCATGGACTCCCAGTTTGATCTGGAGATGGGCTCACCCTATCTCCTGGCCCATGGGAATGGGGTGCCTGTTGCAGATGCCACAACGGTCATTCATACTTCACCAGGTCTATATTATGTGTGGGTGCGCGCCAAGGACTGGGTTCCAGGCCACCACCCTGGGAGGTTTAGTCTGATGGTTAACGGCAAACCACTTGATCGTGAGTTTGGTGCAAATGACAAGGACTGGTCATGGGAATATGGAGGCGCTGTGTCACTCGAAGACAAAACAAGACTCACATTACACGACTTGACTGGGTTTTGCGCGCGCTGTGATGCTATCTTCCTCAGTCAGGAAGCTGACGCCCCTCCACCCGAGGCAGGACGAGCATGGAGGCGAGCTCTTCGGGGGCTTCCTCGGGAACCAGTTGAGATTGGCCATTTTGACGTGGTTatcgttggtggtggtatcgTTGGGTCTGCCGCTGCGCTGGTATCTGCGCGTTTAGGGGACCGCGTGGCGCTTCTCCATAACCGACCTGTACTGGGCGGGAATGGCAGTGTCGAGATTGGTCTTCGACCTCGTGGTGTAACTGGACCTTTGATTGACGAAATATCTCAACGACACCCGAATGGAGACCTCTACGCCGAAAACCTGCTAAGAGCCGAACCAACCGCGAGTTTGTTCTTGGAGCACACTGTCTACAATACTACAACTGACGCGATTCATAGTGGCGCGTTAAGCACTGTCGACAACCCGACTGTTAGCGGCTCGCGCATCCTTTCCGTCGATGCTCGTGATGCGCGAACTGGGAGAGAGATCCGCCTCGCTGCAACCTCGTTCATTGATTGCTCAGGAAAATGCATACTCGGTCTGTTGTCGGGAGCAGAAACTCTCTTCGGTCAAGAATCAAAGTCTGAGTACGGCGAAAGCCTTGCACCGACAGTAGGCGATGATTACACACATCATGGCAATacactcttcttccgcaCAAGAATGGCAGATTCTCCCATCTCATTCCCAAAGCTTCCATGGGCAACTGAGGTGGCAAAGGACTTCTCCAATCTTAGTGGCCAGCTCGTAAAGCCTGGGATCGAGAACGGCCCAGGCCCTGTTGTGGCGCCTTCAAATGGCAACGCTGACATTTCAGTGAGGGGCCGAATGAAGGGACCATTGACTCATTTTTGGGAGTATGGCCAGCGACTGGATCCTTACACCCATGGTGAACATATTCGCGACCATCTCCTCAGGGCCATCTACGGTACATTTTCAAACGTTAAGACGGTTTCCAAGTACGCCAATCTCGAGCTAGAATGGGTGGCTTACGTCGCAGCTCAAGGGGAGTTTCGCCGATATAAGGGCGATTATATACTTACTGAGACCGATATTCGCAGTCACAAACAGTTCCCTGACGCTGTAGTGAAGAACGACGGAGCCTTTTGTCTACACTACCCAGGAGACAAGGATGCAAAATATGACTTTCGACTCAAGTACTGGGAGTGGGACGAACGTGACAAAAAGCCCTATGATGTGCCCTTCCGGTGCCTCTACTCAACGAACATTTCAAACTTGATGATGGCGGGCAAACATATAAGCGTCACGCATATCGCCGGTTCGAACACGAAGTTTATGGGCAATGGGGCCCAGCATGCTATTGCGACCGCGGCAGCAGCCCATCTGTGTAAGAGACACAATACAACACCCCGTAAAATGCAAGACTATTTGCCCGAACTCAAGCAGTTGTGTATCCAAATGACCGGTCTAGGTGATACAAATACCAAGAACGGCGGGGTGAAATCTATATCTAAGCTCTGA